A portion of the Pseudomonas sp. GR 6-02 genome contains these proteins:
- a CDS encoding amino acid adenylation domain-containing protein, whose product MNDLIDDDVLALLLADAGDQPQGITARVNQRPAPLSFAQQRLWFLQQLSPDNAAYNLPRVMRITGPLAPRRLETALNKVLERHDILRSAFVEIDGCAMQVVDAQATLVLDHEDLSGLSDEARANRIALRIEAQAGTPFDLRQAPLMRATLLQISADEHLLLMNMHHIVSDAWSNAILMQDLTRAFAQAGSGDTSPLPRPAIQYADYAAWQRGEYLHSATCASSAEYWQEYLGQTLPALDLPVDFPRNARHSHPAGQYDFSVPAPLAQALNRFCQQQKLTPFVVALGAWQLLLSRYSGQYDFTVGVPNATRNRSETQNLVGFFVSSQVYRARIDPLLSCADFLQRLRRESLAALDHGDYPLELSFDALQLHASEHANPLFQVLFNWRTDTGQPDRIDLDGLALEFLGAGPGQAKFDLSLDVGYSLEGISASLEYSQDLYAPATLERLARHWLNLLHALTEDPLRALGELPLLARDERQVQLQQWNPPASAMPEDGVHQLFERQALATPDSVALIFNDLELSYAQLNAAANGLAHSLIAQGVGPEVLVGIAVERSAHMIISLLAVLKAGGAYVPLDPDYPQERLAWMIEDSGLSVLLSQRSLLDRLPSMPGVQRRCVDDIDVRGTLPAHDPPCRTTGQNLAYVMFTSGSTGRPKGVGITQAALTRHAQVALEFLGLTAQDRSLQFATFNFDAFVEQLYPALICGASVVLRGPDIWDSETWYRELLDKQFSVSDLTTTYWNMLAKDFAAAGQRDYGALRQVIVGGEAMPPEGVAAWGKAGLGHVKLLNTYGPTETTVSATVLDCSDYVTGQIALPKSMPIGQPLAGRAIYLLDAGGQPVPVGVVGELMIAGDLLARGYFKRPELTAERFIPDPFDVQGGGRLYRTGDLARYRADGVIEYAGRLDHQVKIRGFRIELGEIESCLLQSPQVREALVVAREGAVGLQLVGYVVAQSDSLSEQQQLDLRETLKAELKANLPDYMVPSHLLVLAAMPLSPNGKLDRKALPQPDLRQTQRHFIAAETPLEKALAELWQEALQVERVSLDDNFFELGGHSILAIQFISTLNARLGIKLALQHMLAHPNVQALARFIALEHQQHVQCVVELNASTASAPPLFCLHPSGGIVFCYQPLAKKLSAHARTFGVMHKGFADKDSNAQTWAEMIADYSAQIVEKQPHGPYRLMGWSLGGAIAMDVAAHLERQGKEVTFLGLVDSTLPEHALPADLPRKPLEEDNPNHLSAENELLAALEVFNLMFAHLEPAAASFIARNPTADLKTFYRWASEQTATGEQEMIATLEGIKQEIMNAQAYAIHDRLVDAFNAFSLPPLKVKASCWWSLSHKTLEQVLYSEQLLRAHNVTGQLHTSIHSPLPHRSMIYTESLLESFTEVFLGCQGKSCS is encoded by the coding sequence ATGAACGATTTGATCGATGATGATGTACTGGCGCTGTTGCTGGCCGATGCCGGTGATCAACCCCAAGGGATAACCGCCCGCGTCAACCAGCGCCCGGCGCCGCTGTCTTTCGCCCAGCAGCGGCTGTGGTTTCTCCAGCAACTGTCACCGGACAACGCCGCCTACAACCTGCCCCGTGTCATGCGCATCACCGGCCCCCTGGCGCCCCGGCGGCTGGAAACAGCCCTGAACAAGGTGCTTGAGCGTCACGATATTTTGCGCAGTGCCTTCGTCGAAATCGATGGTTGCGCCATGCAGGTGGTCGATGCGCAGGCAACACTGGTGCTCGACCATGAAGACCTGTCGGGCCTGTCGGACGAGGCCCGCGCCAACCGGATCGCGCTACGTATCGAGGCCCAGGCCGGCACGCCGTTCGACCTGCGCCAGGCGCCGTTGATGCGGGCAACACTGCTGCAGATTTCGGCCGACGAGCATCTGTTGCTGATGAACATGCACCACATCGTTTCCGATGCCTGGTCCAATGCCATTCTGATGCAAGACCTGACACGGGCCTTTGCCCAGGCCGGCAGCGGCGATACATCACCCTTGCCACGCCCGGCCATCCAGTACGCCGACTATGCCGCCTGGCAGCGTGGCGAATACCTGCACAGCGCAACCTGCGCCAGCAGCGCCGAATACTGGCAAGAGTATCTGGGGCAAACATTGCCGGCCCTCGATCTGCCGGTGGACTTCCCACGAAATGCCCGGCACAGCCACCCTGCCGGGCAGTATGACTTCAGTGTGCCCGCGCCCCTCGCGCAAGCCCTGAACCGCTTCTGCCAGCAGCAAAAACTGACGCCTTTCGTCGTGGCCCTCGGGGCCTGGCAATTGTTATTGAGCCGCTACAGTGGCCAATACGACTTTACCGTCGGCGTACCCAACGCCACCCGCAATCGCAGCGAAACCCAGAACCTGGTCGGCTTTTTCGTCAGCTCCCAGGTGTACCGGGCGCGCATTGATCCGCTGCTGTCCTGCGCAGACTTTCTCCAGCGGCTGCGGCGCGAATCGCTGGCGGCACTGGACCATGGCGATTACCCGCTGGAATTGAGTTTCGACGCGTTGCAATTGCACGCCAGCGAACACGCCAATCCGTTGTTCCAGGTGTTGTTCAACTGGCGCACTGACACCGGGCAACCGGACCGGATCGACCTGGACGGGCTGGCGCTGGAGTTCCTCGGCGCGGGTCCCGGCCAGGCCAAATTCGATCTGTCCCTGGACGTCGGCTATTCGCTCGAGGGCATCAGCGCGAGTCTCGAATACAGCCAGGACCTCTACGCCCCTGCCACCCTCGAACGCCTGGCCCGGCACTGGCTGAACCTGCTCCATGCACTCACGGAAGATCCGCTGCGTGCGCTCGGCGAATTGCCGCTGCTGGCAAGAGACGAACGCCAGGTTCAGTTGCAGCAGTGGAATCCGCCCGCGTCGGCCATGCCTGAGGACGGCGTGCATCAATTGTTCGAACGCCAGGCGCTGGCAACCCCCGACTCGGTAGCCCTGATCTTCAACGACCTTGAGCTCAGCTATGCCCAGCTCAACGCCGCCGCCAATGGCCTGGCCCACTCGTTGATTGCACAGGGTGTCGGACCGGAAGTGCTGGTGGGCATTGCCGTGGAGCGTTCGGCGCACATGATCATCAGCCTGTTGGCGGTGCTCAAGGCCGGCGGCGCTTATGTGCCACTGGACCCCGATTATCCGCAGGAACGCTTGGCCTGGATGATTGAAGACAGTGGCCTGAGCGTGTTGCTGAGCCAGCGTTCGCTGCTGGATCGGCTGCCCTCGATGCCCGGCGTCCAGCGACGCTGTGTCGACGACATCGATGTCCGGGGGACGCTGCCCGCACATGACCCGCCCTGCCGCACCACCGGCCAAAACCTCGCCTATGTGATGTTCACGTCCGGTTCCACCGGTCGCCCCAAAGGGGTCGGCATCACCCAGGCGGCGTTAACCCGTCACGCCCAGGTGGCGCTGGAGTTTCTCGGCCTGACCGCACAGGACCGGTCCCTGCAGTTCGCCACGTTCAACTTCGATGCCTTTGTCGAGCAGCTTTACCCGGCGTTGATCTGCGGCGCCTCGGTGGTGCTGCGCGGGCCGGATATCTGGGACAGTGAAACCTGGTACCGCGAACTGCTCGACAAACAGTTCAGCGTCAGCGACCTGACCACCACCTACTGGAACATGCTGGCCAAGGACTTCGCCGCAGCCGGTCAGCGCGACTACGGTGCACTGCGGCAAGTGATCGTCGGTGGCGAAGCGATGCCACCGGAGGGCGTGGCGGCCTGGGGCAAGGCCGGGCTCGGGCACGTGAAGCTGCTGAACACCTACGGGCCTACGGAAACGACGGTCAGCGCCACGGTGCTGGATTGCAGCGACTACGTGACAGGGCAAATCGCCCTGCCCAAAAGCATGCCGATCGGCCAGCCTCTGGCCGGACGGGCGATTTACCTGCTCGATGCCGGCGGCCAGCCAGTGCCAGTGGGTGTCGTCGGTGAACTGATGATTGCCGGCGACCTGCTCGCACGCGGCTACTTCAAGCGACCTGAGCTTACGGCCGAGCGCTTCATCCCCGACCCGTTCGATGTTCAGGGCGGCGGTCGTCTCTACCGCACCGGCGATCTGGCGCGCTATCGCGCCGACGGTGTGATCGAGTATGCAGGCCGGCTGGATCACCAGGTGAAGATTCGCGGCTTCCGCATCGAACTCGGGGAAATCGAGTCATGCCTGCTGCAATCGCCGCAGGTCCGCGAGGCGTTGGTGGTTGCCCGGGAAGGCGCGGTGGGTTTGCAACTGGTCGGCTATGTCGTGGCCCAAAGCGACTCGCTGAGCGAGCAGCAACAACTCGACCTGCGCGAAACCCTCAAGGCTGAGCTCAAGGCCAATCTGCCCGACTACATGGTGCCCAGTCATCTGCTGGTACTGGCCGCCATGCCGTTGAGCCCCAACGGCAAGCTCGACCGCAAGGCCCTGCCGCAACCCGACCTCCGCCAGACGCAGCGGCACTTCATTGCTGCCGAAACGCCACTGGAAAAGGCGCTCGCCGAACTCTGGCAAGAAGCGTTGCAGGTCGAGCGTGTCAGCCTGGACGACAACTTTTTCGAACTCGGTGGCCACTCGATTCTGGCCATTCAATTCATCTCGACCCTTAACGCGCGCCTGGGCATCAAACTGGCGTTGCAACACATGCTGGCTCATCCCAATGTCCAGGCACTGGCCAGATTCATCGCCCTGGAGCATCAGCAGCATGTGCAATGCGTGGTCGAACTCAACGCCTCGACAGCGTCGGCGCCGCCGCTGTTCTGCCTGCACCCCAGCGGCGGTATCGTGTTCTGTTATCAGCCGCTGGCGAAAAAACTCAGTGCCCATGCCCGGACCTTCGGCGTGATGCACAAGGGCTTTGCCGACAAAGACTCGAACGCTCAGACATGGGCCGAGATGATTGCCGACTACAGCGCACAGATCGTCGAGAAGCAGCCACACGGCCCTTACCGATTGATGGGCTGGTCATTGGGGGGCGCGATTGCCATGGACGTCGCCGCCCACCTGGAGCGCCAGGGCAAGGAAGTGACCTTCCTCGGCCTCGTCGACAGCACATTGCCCGAACATGCCTTGCCCGCCGACCTGCCGCGCAAGCCTCTGGAAGAAGACAACCCGAACCACCTCAGCGCGGAAAACGAACTGCTGGCAGCACTCGAAGTCTTCAACCTGATGTTCGCGCATCTGGAACCGGCGGCGGCGAGCTTCATCGCCCGGAACCCGACGGCCGACCTCAAGACCTTCTATCGCTGGGCCAGCGAACAGACGGCCACCGGCGAGCAAGAGATGATCGCGACCCTGGAAGGCATCAAGCAGGAAATCATGAACGCCCAGGCCTATGCGATTCACGATCGCCTGGTGGACGCGTTCAATGCCTTCTCGCTGCCGCCGCTCAAGGTCAAGGCCAGTTGCTGGTGGTCGCTGTCGCATAAAACCCTGGAGCAAGTGCTGTATTCGGAACAACTGCTCAGGGCCCACAACGTGACAGGCCAATTGCACACCTCGATCCACTCACCACTGCCGCACCGCAGCATGATCTACACCGAGTCGCTACTGGAGTCGTTTACCGAAGTGTTTCTCGGCTGCCAGGGCAAGTCATGTAGCTGA
- the pvdM gene encoding pyoverdine-tailoring dipeptidase-like protein PvdM, with protein sequence MTKPRSKKALYIGLPLALAISAGAGFAVWYYGFTDTPGYPIKVMQQADELHERMLSFDSHISLMQNFGTQGNEADKDGTGQFDLVKANRGRLSGAALTIFGWPELWNGANAPHKPTAGFVEEARNQQEIRYKIISGMVRDFPNQVAIAYTPDDFRRLHGEGKFAIFISMLNAYPLGHDLNLLDLWTARGMRMFGFSYIGNNDWADSSRPLPFFNDSPDALDGLSDLGKQAVHRLNDLGVIIDVSQMSTKALEQVAQLSRTPMVASHSAPRAMVDIPRNLSDKEMQLIKNSGGVVQVVGFSQYLRPLTQTTQDKLNELRKAFDLPPLPNLAMALMPGDPVIAAWPEKKFGQYASRLYAILEEEPKASLKDLGDAIDYTVRKIGIDHVGISSDFNEGGGVKGWENVGDIRNVTAELISRGYSEADIAKLWGGNFLRVWDQVQKAAKPALISQQGTSTP encoded by the coding sequence ATGACAAAACCACGTTCGAAAAAGGCTCTTTACATCGGCCTGCCGCTGGCCCTGGCGATCAGCGCCGGCGCGGGCTTCGCAGTCTGGTATTACGGATTCACGGACACCCCCGGTTACCCGATCAAGGTCATGCAACAGGCCGACGAGTTGCACGAGCGCATGCTCTCCTTCGACAGCCACATCAGCCTGATGCAGAACTTCGGCACCCAGGGCAACGAAGCCGATAAGGACGGAACGGGGCAGTTCGACCTGGTCAAGGCCAACCGCGGACGCCTGTCCGGTGCGGCCCTGACGATTTTCGGCTGGCCGGAACTGTGGAATGGCGCCAACGCGCCGCACAAGCCCACCGCCGGTTTTGTCGAAGAGGCACGCAACCAGCAGGAGATCCGCTACAAGATTATTTCCGGGATGGTCCGTGATTTTCCCAATCAGGTCGCCATTGCCTACACCCCCGACGATTTCCGTCGCTTGCACGGCGAAGGCAAGTTCGCGATTTTCATCAGCATGCTCAATGCCTACCCGCTGGGCCACGACCTGAACCTGCTGGACCTGTGGACGGCACGCGGCATGCGCATGTTCGGCTTCAGCTACATCGGCAATAACGACTGGGCCGACTCTTCGCGTCCCTTGCCGTTTTTCAACGATTCGCCGGATGCCCTCGACGGCCTCTCGGACCTGGGCAAGCAAGCGGTGCATCGTTTGAATGATCTGGGCGTGATCATCGACGTATCGCAAATGTCGACCAAGGCCCTGGAGCAAGTCGCGCAATTGAGCCGCACACCGATGGTCGCTTCGCACTCGGCGCCACGGGCGATGGTCGATATCCCGCGCAATCTCAGCGACAAGGAAATGCAGCTGATCAAGAACAGCGGCGGCGTGGTGCAGGTGGTCGGTTTCTCCCAATACCTGCGCCCGCTGACCCAGACCACCCAGGACAAACTCAACGAACTGCGCAAAGCGTTCGACCTGCCGCCCCTGCCGAACCTCGCCATGGCATTGATGCCGGGCGATCCGGTCATCGCTGCCTGGCCCGAGAAAAAATTCGGCCAGTACGCCAGCCGTCTCTACGCGATTCTCGAAGAAGAACCCAAAGCCAGCCTCAAGGACCTCGGGGACGCCATCGATTACACGGTGCGCAAAATCGGCATTGACCATGTCGGCATCAGCTCCGACTTCAACGAAGGGGGCGGCGTCAAAGGCTGGGAAAACGTCGGTGACATTCGCAATGTCACGGCAGAACTGATCTCGCGCGGCTACTCCGAAGCAGACATCGCCAAGCTCTGGGGCGGCAACTTCCTGCGGGTCTGGGATCAGGTGCAGAAAGCCGCCAAGCCGGCGCTGATTTCACAACAAGGCACGAGCACACCATGA
- a CDS encoding cyclic peptide export ABC transporter, giving the protein MTSKSRGAFSEVLGLLRPFRVIVVVSIMLGMLGGLSITALLATINDALNAADTPSTRVLATFIGLCAVALLTSILSDIGTNHVGQHIIAGLRKSLGEKVLLAPIVQIERFRSYRLIPVLTHDVDTVSDFAFSFAPLAIAFTVTLGCLSYLAYLSLPMFALLLVALVIGTALQYVARTKGIKGFQAAREAEDELQKHYSAIAAGAKELRIHRPRRQRMFSQRIEGTADFICNTHIRAVNTFVVAKTLGSMLFFVVIGLALALQSLWLGTDKAVLSGFVLVLLYMKGPMEYLVTTLPVVSRANIAFKRIADLAEQFSSPEPHLLLSDKDAPKPVVEHLELRDVHFAFPAVDGSKPFALGPVNLSIAQGEIVFIVGENGGGKTTLIKLLLGLYAPQGGEIILNGKPVLAHNRDDYRQLFTTIFADYYLFDELVQGEQNVPEDANRYLERLEISHKVCIRDGAFSTTDLSTGQRKRLALLNAWLEERPVLVFDEWAADQDPAFRRIFYTELLPELKYLGKTIIVISHDDRYFDVADQLVRMEGGKLVAQKKPLATA; this is encoded by the coding sequence ATGACCTCAAAATCCCGCGGAGCCTTCAGTGAAGTCCTCGGCCTGCTCAGGCCTTTCCGGGTCATCGTTGTGGTGTCGATCATGCTCGGCATGCTCGGTGGCCTCAGCATCACCGCGTTACTGGCGACCATCAATGACGCGCTGAACGCCGCCGACACCCCGTCGACCCGGGTGTTGGCAACGTTTATCGGCCTGTGCGCGGTGGCGTTGCTGACGTCGATCCTGTCGGACATCGGCACCAACCATGTCGGGCAACACATCATTGCCGGGCTGCGTAAATCCCTGGGGGAAAAAGTCCTGTTGGCACCGATCGTACAGATCGAGCGCTTCCGCAGTTATCGACTGATTCCGGTGCTGACCCATGACGTCGACACCGTCAGTGATTTCGCCTTTTCCTTCGCGCCGCTGGCCATTGCGTTCACCGTCACCCTCGGTTGCCTGAGCTACCTGGCCTACCTGTCGTTGCCGATGTTTGCCTTGCTGCTGGTGGCCCTGGTGATCGGCACCGCGCTGCAATACGTGGCCCGGACCAAGGGCATCAAGGGTTTCCAGGCGGCTCGCGAAGCCGAGGACGAACTGCAAAAGCACTACAGCGCGATTGCCGCCGGCGCCAAGGAACTGCGTATCCATCGTCCGCGCCGCCAACGCATGTTCAGCCAGCGCATCGAAGGCACCGCTGATTTCATCTGCAACACGCACATCCGCGCGGTCAACACCTTCGTGGTGGCCAAGACCCTTGGCTCGATGCTGTTTTTCGTGGTGATCGGCCTGGCGCTGGCCCTGCAATCGCTGTGGCTGGGCACCGATAAAGCGGTGCTCAGCGGGTTCGTGCTGGTGCTGCTGTACATGAAGGGCCCGATGGAATACCTGGTCACCACCCTGCCGGTGGTCAGCCGCGCCAACATTGCGTTCAAGCGCATCGCCGACCTGGCGGAGCAGTTTTCCTCGCCGGAACCGCACCTGCTGCTCAGTGACAAAGACGCGCCGAAACCGGTGGTCGAACACCTTGAACTGCGCGACGTGCATTTCGCCTTCCCGGCGGTGGACGGCAGCAAGCCCTTCGCCCTCGGACCGGTCAACCTGTCCATCGCCCAGGGCGAGATCGTGTTTATCGTCGGCGAGAATGGCGGCGGCAAGACCACGCTGATCAAGTTGCTGCTGGGGCTGTATGCGCCCCAGGGCGGGGAAATCATCCTTAACGGTAAGCCGGTCCTGGCGCATAACCGCGACGACTATCGCCAGTTGTTCACCACGATTTTCGCCGACTACTACCTGTTCGACGAATTGGTACAAGGCGAGCAGAACGTTCCCGAAGACGCCAACCGTTACCTGGAACGCCTGGAAATCTCGCACAAGGTCTGCATCCGCGATGGCGCCTTCAGCACCACCGACCTGTCCACCGGCCAGCGCAAACGCCTGGCCCTGTTGAACGCCTGGCTGGAAGAACGCCCGGTGCTGGTGTTCGACGAGTGGGCGGCCGACCAGGACCCGGCCTTCCGGCGCATCTTCTACACCGAGCTGTTGCCGGAACTCAAATACCTGGGCAAGACCATCATCGTCATTTCCCACGACGACCGTTACTTCGATGTCGCCGACCAATTGGTGCGGATGGAAGGCGGCAAGCTCGTCGCGCAAAAAAAACCGTTGGCGACCGCCTGA
- the pvdO gene encoding dihydropyoverdine dehydrogenase: MNSELRSLSLKTLPALAFAAVVAGLLPGAAQAAAPAPPGKVFKDCKDCPEMVVLPTGTFTMGTPDNEVGREPDEGPLHPVTFAKPLAISRFQVLAGEWDAYLRDSGYLMPDGDTRPGRECKAGVPRYERTARHPAVCMNFPEVNAYVAWLSKKTGKHYRLVSESLREYAARAGSSGPFPFPFDEGKEYSIAKHANTYGAADGYNFTSPAGSFPANAFGVYDMHGNVYEWTADCYNDNYVGAPSDGSAWLTGECTARRIRGNDWGEAPVFSRSGNRNATYPDTRGDWLGFRVARDL, encoded by the coding sequence ATGAACAGTGAGTTGCGTAGCTTGTCCCTGAAAACGCTCCCCGCACTGGCCTTCGCCGCCGTGGTTGCAGGCCTGCTGCCGGGTGCCGCTCAGGCCGCCGCCCCCGCCCCGCCCGGCAAAGTGTTCAAGGACTGCAAGGACTGCCCGGAAATGGTCGTGCTGCCCACCGGGACCTTTACCATGGGCACTCCGGACAATGAGGTGGGCCGCGAGCCCGACGAGGGTCCGTTGCACCCGGTGACCTTCGCCAAACCGCTGGCCATCAGCCGCTTTCAGGTGCTGGCCGGCGAGTGGGACGCGTACCTGCGCGACAGCGGTTACCTCATGCCCGACGGCGACACCCGGCCGGGCCGCGAGTGCAAGGCCGGCGTGCCGCGCTATGAACGCACGGCCAGGCATCCGGCGGTGTGCATGAACTTCCCCGAGGTCAATGCCTATGTGGCCTGGCTCTCGAAGAAGACCGGCAAGCACTATCGACTGGTCAGCGAATCGCTGCGTGAGTATGCCGCCCGCGCGGGCAGCAGTGGCCCGTTCCCCTTCCCGTTCGATGAAGGCAAGGAATACAGCATCGCCAAACACGCCAACACCTACGGCGCCGCCGATGGCTACAACTTCACCTCACCGGCGGGCAGCTTCCCGGCCAACGCCTTCGGCGTGTACGACATGCACGGCAACGTCTATGAGTGGACCGCCGATTGCTACAACGACAACTACGTCGGCGCACCGAGCGATGGCAGCGCGTGGTTAACCGGCGAATGCACCGCCCGGCGCATTCGCGGCAATGACTGGGGCGAAGCTCCGGTGTTCTCGCGTTCGGGCAACCGCAATGCCACCTACCCCGACACCCGTGGCGACTGGCTCGGTTTTCGCGTCGCGCGGGATCTTTGA
- the pvdN gene encoding pyoverdine-tailoring periplasmic protein PvdN — MSDRRTFLKQAGILAAGLPLTAGLDNVANATPVLSPPGDKWAQLRQLFDQDPDYLHFSNFLITSHPKPVREAIEMHRAALDKNPGLAMDWDLGVIEQREEEVRVWAGRYLQANARQIALTGSTTEGLAMIYGGVHVRPDQEILTTAHEHYATHTILDLRTQRDGTRVRKIRLFKDPQTVSKAEILASIEQNIKPETRVLGMTWVHSGSGVKLPIADIGALVDKHNRNRADQDRIIYLVDGVHGFGVEDLSFPAMNCDFFIAGTHKWMFGPRGTGIVCSRSEEVKYVTPIIPTFSEATAFSTTMTPGGYHSFEHRWALNEAFKLHLQWGKADVQARIHALNSHMKKRLQAHPQIELVTPVSPELSSGFSFFRVKGKSSDKIAAWLMQNRVIADAVERDVGPVIRTAPGLLNTEAEVDRFIALLGKQL; from the coding sequence ATGAGCGATCGTCGCACTTTTCTGAAACAGGCCGGAATCCTCGCCGCCGGCCTGCCGTTGACTGCCGGCCTGGACAACGTCGCCAACGCCACGCCAGTGCTCTCGCCGCCCGGGGACAAATGGGCGCAACTGCGGCAGCTGTTCGACCAGGATCCGGACTACCTGCATTTCTCCAATTTCCTGATCACCTCGCACCCAAAGCCTGTGCGTGAAGCGATCGAGATGCACCGTGCCGCCCTCGATAAAAACCCCGGGTTGGCGATGGACTGGGACCTCGGCGTTATCGAGCAGCGTGAAGAAGAGGTACGTGTCTGGGCCGGTCGCTACCTGCAAGCCAATGCCAGACAGATCGCCTTGACCGGCAGCACCACCGAAGGCCTGGCGATGATTTACGGCGGCGTTCATGTACGCCCGGACCAGGAAATCCTCACCACCGCCCACGAGCATTACGCGACCCACACCATTCTCGATCTGCGCACCCAACGGGACGGTACTCGGGTGCGCAAGATCAGGTTGTTCAAGGATCCGCAGACGGTGTCCAAAGCGGAGATCCTGGCCTCGATCGAGCAGAACATCAAACCCGAAACCCGTGTACTCGGCATGACCTGGGTGCATTCCGGCAGTGGCGTGAAACTGCCGATCGCCGACATCGGCGCGCTGGTGGACAAGCACAACCGCAATCGCGCCGATCAGGACCGCATTATTTACCTGGTCGACGGCGTGCACGGCTTTGGTGTCGAGGACTTGAGTTTTCCCGCCATGAACTGCGACTTCTTCATCGCCGGCACCCATAAATGGATGTTCGGTCCCCGTGGCACCGGCATCGTTTGCAGCCGCAGTGAAGAGGTCAAATACGTCACGCCGATCATCCCGACCTTCTCCGAAGCCACGGCGTTCTCCACCACCATGACACCGGGCGGCTACCACTCGTTCGAGCACCGCTGGGCGCTGAACGAAGCCTTCAAGCTGCATTTGCAATGGGGCAAGGCCGATGTTCAGGCGCGTATCCATGCCCTGAACAGCCATATGAAAAAACGCCTGCAAGCGCACCCGCAGATCGAACTGGTCACGCCCGTGAGTCCCGAGCTGTCATCCGGTTTCAGCTTCTTTCGGGTCAAGGGCAAAAGCAGCGACAAGATCGCCGCCTGGCTGATGCAAAACCGCGTGATCGCCGATGCCGTGGAGCGCGACGTGGGCCCGGTGATCCGCACGGCGCCGGGGCTGCTCAACACCGAAGCTGAAGTCGACCGCTTCATCGCGTTGCTCGGCAAACAGCTCTGA